Proteins from a single region of Segatella copri:
- a CDS encoding RNA degradosome polyphosphate kinase has translation MTKEELLKKAYVERDISWMYFNHRILQEAEKEYVPLLERLSFLGIYSNNLDEFFRVRVASLNRMLDQKLDKDTEQQIKKSLKTINKLNESYSKEYTEAVDTVFRELEVHKVRLLNEDQLNDEQKEFLTQFFYDELNGSVNPIWLNEIDDLSTLEDNRIYLAVEKAEDDKKKKYAVVKVPDRVYGRWVKVPASDGFDNIMYLDDVIRYCLPLVFLGFKKSTYRAFSFKFTKDAEMEMDNDADFGTMEKIALGVNSRKKGEAVRVIYDQEMPKELQKKLRERLNTKELDASLAGGRYQNHKDLMSFPDCGHKELKYEKWAPIMKPEFLSNESILDQIREKDRFIHVPYHSFNGYIRVLREAATKPEVKAIKTTLYRLAKDSKVVKALITAARNGKKVTAVVELLARFDEESNIKWSKRMQEEGVNVIFGVEGLKIHSKLLYIESKKGNIACVGTGNFHEGNAKIYTDYLMMTARPKLVNEVAKVFDFIDRPFSPFRFNELLVSPNSMKSRILRMLDAEIKNANEGKEAWVKMKINHITDTDMVTKLYQASKAGVKIDIVIRGNCSLVPGIAKLSDNIRCVGIIDRYLEHSRILIFANGGKPRYFIGSADWMPRNLINRIEVLTPVYDEDMQADLLRTISYGMRDTMNGRVVDGKGGNEFVKGEPFRSQEELYKAYSEEQEVNE, from the coding sequence ATGACCAAAGAAGAATTACTAAAAAAGGCATACGTAGAACGCGATATCAGTTGGATGTACTTCAACCATCGCATTCTGCAGGAAGCAGAGAAAGAGTACGTACCATTGTTGGAACGTCTCTCTTTCCTCGGTATTTATTCCAATAACCTTGACGAGTTCTTCCGTGTCCGCGTAGCATCACTCAACCGCATGCTCGACCAGAAGCTCGACAAGGATACCGAACAGCAAATTAAGAAATCACTTAAAACAATAAATAAACTCAATGAATCTTATTCGAAAGAATACACTGAGGCGGTGGATACGGTTTTCCGAGAGCTTGAAGTACACAAGGTTCGCCTGCTCAACGAAGATCAGCTCAACGACGAGCAGAAGGAATTCCTTACGCAGTTCTTCTACGACGAGCTCAATGGTTCTGTCAACCCTATCTGGCTCAACGAGATAGACGACCTCTCTACCCTGGAGGACAACCGCATTTACCTTGCCGTAGAAAAGGCCGAGGATGACAAGAAGAAGAAATACGCCGTAGTAAAGGTACCGGATAGAGTCTATGGACGCTGGGTGAAGGTACCGGCAAGCGATGGTTTCGACAACATCATGTATCTCGATGATGTAATCAGATACTGTCTGCCTCTGGTATTCCTCGGTTTCAAGAAGAGCACCTATCGTGCCTTCAGTTTCAAGTTTACCAAGGATGCCGAAATGGAGATGGACAATGATGCCGACTTCGGAACCATGGAGAAGATTGCACTGGGTGTAAACAGCCGTAAGAAGGGTGAAGCCGTGCGCGTAATCTACGACCAGGAGATGCCGAAGGAACTCCAGAAGAAGTTGCGTGAGCGACTGAACACCAAGGAGTTGGATGCTTCATTGGCTGGCGGTAGATACCAGAACCACAAGGATCTGATGTCGTTCCCTGATTGCGGCCACAAGGAACTGAAGTACGAGAAGTGGGCTCCTATCATGAAGCCGGAGTTCCTTTCCAACGAGAGCATCCTCGACCAGATTCGTGAGAAAGACCGCTTCATCCACGTACCCTACCATAGCTTCAACGGCTACATCCGTGTGCTCCGAGAGGCTGCTACCAAGCCAGAGGTAAAGGCAATCAAGACCACCCTCTATCGTCTGGCAAAGGATTCAAAGGTAGTAAAGGCGCTCATCACCGCTGCCCGCAACGGCAAGAAGGTAACAGCCGTAGTAGAACTTCTGGCACGTTTCGACGAGGAGAGCAACATCAAGTGGAGCAAGCGCATGCAGGAAGAAGGCGTAAACGTAATCTTCGGTGTAGAAGGACTGAAGATTCACTCCAAACTGCTCTATATCGAATCAAAGAAGGGCAACATCGCCTGCGTGGGAACCGGAAACTTCCACGAAGGCAATGCCAAGATCTATACCGACTATCTGATGATGACCGCCCGTCCTAAACTGGTAAACGAGGTGGCTAAGGTATTCGATTTCATCGACCGTCCATTCTCACCATTCCGCTTCAACGAGCTCCTCGTATCTCCAAACTCCATGAAGAGCCGCATCCTGCGCATGCTCGATGCCGAAATCAAGAATGCCAACGAGGGCAAGGAGGCTTGGGTGAAGATGAAGATCAACCACATCACCGATACCGATATGGTAACCAAGCTCTATCAGGCATCGAAGGCTGGCGTGAAGATAGACATCGTGATCCGCGGCAACTGTTCATTGGTACCAGGCATCGCCAAGCTCAGCGACAACATCCGCTGCGTGGGCATCATCGACCGCTATCTGGAGCACAGCCGTATCCTCATCTTTGCCAACGGAGGCAAGCCAAGGTACTTCATCGGTTCTGCCGACTGGATGCCTAGAAACCTCATCAACCGCATCGAGGTTCTCACCCCGGTATATGACGAGGATATGCAGGCAGACCTGCTCCGTACCATCTCCTATGGTATGAGAGATACCATGAACGGCAGAGTGGTAGATGGCAAGGGCGGCAACGAGTTTGTGAAAGGCGAGCCATTCCGCAGTCAGGAAGAACTTTATAAAGCCTACAGCGAAGAGCAAGAAGTAAACGAATAG
- a CDS encoding leucine-rich repeat domain-containing protein — MKENKKAILDILKKKSKKDGKFENLVLNLALQKIDSDNFEFDGEAVYTADKKRLVYYMNHDASFTIPEGVEIIGEMAFRGKKQLAHVIIPSTVKEIEHDAFYDCDELDNIYVPASVKAIRAYAFAECDKLKKITFAGTPEKLSRHTFDDCDLLHDIIVPAGSSKFFRKELHFIDGDTDFLILEVPGKDSKEPSKNKKDEKVSEKKADLEKKETAPEKKVEKRIRKSLQK; from the coding sequence ATGAAGGAAAATAAAAAAGCGATTTTGGATATTCTTAAGAAGAAATCCAAGAAAGACGGTAAGTTTGAAAACTTGGTTCTCAACCTCGCCTTACAGAAGATTGACAGCGATAACTTTGAGTTTGACGGCGAGGCAGTCTATACCGCCGACAAGAAGCGCTTGGTTTACTACATGAACCATGATGCCAGTTTTACGATTCCTGAGGGAGTAGAGATTATCGGAGAGATGGCTTTCCGTGGCAAGAAACAATTGGCTCATGTCATCATCCCTAGTACAGTGAAGGAGATTGAACATGATGCATTCTATGATTGTGATGAATTGGATAACATTTATGTACCTGCCAGCGTGAAAGCTATCAGAGCATACGCTTTCGCTGAATGCGACAAACTGAAGAAGATTACTTTCGCAGGAACTCCAGAAAAGTTGAGCCGTCATACTTTCGATGACTGCGACCTGTTGCACGACATCATCGTTCCTGCCGGCAGCAGCAAGTTCTTCCGTAAAGAGCTTCACTTTATCGACGGAGATACTGATTTCCTCATTCTGGAAGTACCAGGCAAAGACTCTAAAGAACCTTCTAAGAACAAGAAGGACGAGAAAGTTTCTGAAAAGAAAGCTGACTTAGAGAAGAAGGAAACTGCTCCAGAAAAGAAAGTTGAAAAAAGAATAAGAAAGAGTCTACAAAAATAA
- a CDS encoding porin, producing the protein MKKKTYLLMTLAMVSMGMNAQNSEKSSLGNDAPEFVKTMKIGGTIRSKYEYQTEEGEGRFEVRTARINVAGNVTKEVSYKAEIDLCDEGKIKMLDAYTRIKPWKTLQLTIGQERVPFTIDAHRSPHQQYFANRSFIAKQVGNVRDVGAEIGYTWNIGFPIVVNAGIFNGSGLTNQKDYWTKGINYSAKAQFLFPNVNLVLSTQKIKPSDVTVTMYDGGITFHKGGFIAEAEYLYKHYSKDAFHDVHAFDGFVCYDIPVANPKSLIRKVSPLARYDFMSDHSDGTRYGGSDTELGALKINDYKRHRVTGGVTLSLAKPFISDIRINYEKYFYRKGGIAKVSEKDKIVVEFMTKF; encoded by the coding sequence ATGAAGAAGAAAACGTATCTGTTGATGACGCTCGCTATGGTGTCGATGGGAATGAATGCCCAAAACTCAGAAAAGAGTTCTCTTGGAAACGATGCGCCTGAATTCGTAAAGACTATGAAGATAGGTGGAACCATCCGTTCTAAGTATGAATACCAAACCGAAGAAGGGGAGGGACGATTTGAGGTGCGTACGGCCCGTATCAATGTAGCAGGAAATGTAACAAAGGAGGTTAGTTATAAGGCTGAGATTGATCTCTGTGATGAGGGTAAGATTAAGATGCTCGACGCTTATACCCGCATCAAGCCTTGGAAAACACTGCAGCTTACCATCGGTCAGGAACGCGTGCCATTCACTATTGATGCTCACCGTTCTCCTCATCAGCAGTACTTCGCCAATCGCTCGTTCATCGCCAAGCAGGTGGGCAACGTGCGCGATGTGGGTGCCGAAATCGGATACACCTGGAATATAGGTTTCCCAATCGTGGTGAATGCCGGTATCTTCAATGGTTCGGGCTTGACAAACCAGAAGGATTACTGGACCAAGGGCATCAACTATTCTGCCAAGGCTCAGTTCCTCTTTCCGAATGTGAATCTGGTGTTGAGTACCCAGAAGATCAAGCCATCTGATGTTACGGTAACGATGTATGATGGCGGTATCACCTTTCACAAGGGTGGTTTCATTGCTGAGGCTGAGTATCTTTACAAGCATTACAGCAAGGATGCCTTTCACGATGTTCATGCATTCGATGGTTTCGTATGCTATGATATTCCGGTGGCTAATCCTAAGAGCCTCATCAGGAAGGTTTCTCCTTTGGCAAGATATGATTTCATGAGCGACCACAGTGATGGTACAAGATATGGCGGTTCTGATACAGAACTGGGTGCATTGAAGATCAATGATTATAAGCGCCATCGTGTTACGGGCGGTGTAACCCTGAGCCTTGCCAAGCCATTCATCTCTGATATCCGTATCAACTACGAGAAATATTTTTATCGTAAAGGTGGTATAGCTAAAGTTTCAGAAAAAGATAAGATTGTTGTGGAGTTCATGACAAAGTTCTAA